From one Nilaparvata lugens isolate BPH chromosome 2, ASM1435652v1, whole genome shotgun sequence genomic stretch:
- the LOC111045771 gene encoding keratin, type I cytoskeletal 9, translating into MAARIVLAFGVLCLATLIIADVSELGGGGGGGNGRGYLPPSPGGGQGGAQGGGQGGAPGGGQGGGQGGPQGGQGGPQGGGQGGPQGGGQGGPQGGGQEVLKEAVREVLKEAVREDLKVVPQVVATEVDPEAPREDPKVREVLEDMEAAPMVEVHRVLMEAEHQVAPMEREEMELRMAGLVELMVEEPMAVLVVELEVPMAEDQEELTVEHQEALAEVRVADSICHQVDVVRKLQKPSTSKNSWNHTMTA; encoded by the exons ATG GCTGCCAGAATTGTACTCGCTTTCGGCGTGCTCTGTCTCGCCACCCTCATAATTGCTGATGTCAGCGAGCTAGGAGGTGGCGGTGGAGGGGGTAACGGTCGCGGATACCTGCCACCTTCACCGGGAGGCGGTCAGGGAGGAGCTCAAGGAGGAGGTCAGGGAGGAGCTCCTGGAGGTGGACAGGGAGGTGGTCAAGGAGGTCCTCAGGGAGGTCAAGGAGGTCCTCAAGGAGGCGGTCAGGGAGGTCCTCAAGGAGGCGGTCAGGGAGGTCCTCAAGGAGGCGGTCAGGAGGTCCTCAAGGAGGCGGTCAGGGAGGTCCTCAAGGAGGCGGTCAGGGAGGATCTCAAGGTGGTGCCCCAG GTGGTGGCTACGGAGGTGGATCCGGAGGCTCCCAGGGAGGATCCGAAGGTCAGGGAGGTGCTGGAGGATATGGAGGCGGCGCCAATGGTGGAGGTTCATCGGGTGCTAATGGAGGCGGAGCATCAGGTGGCGCCAATGGAAAGGGAGGAAATGGAGCTCAGAATGGCGGGGCTGGTGGAGCTAATGGTGGAGGAGCCAATGGCGGTGCTAGTGGTGGAGCTGGAGGTGCCAATGGCGGAGGATCAGGAGGAGCTAACGGTGGAGCATCAGGAGGCTCTAGCGGAGGTCAGAGTAGCCGACAGTATCTGCCACCAAGTGGACGTCGTTAGGAAACTTCAGAAACCCTCAACATCCAAAAATTCTTGGAACCACACCATGACAGCTTGA